A section of the Eublepharis macularius isolate TG4126 chromosome 1, MPM_Emac_v1.0, whole genome shotgun sequence genome encodes:
- the LOC129336179 gene encoding uncharacterized protein LOC129336179 codes for MVGVLGVVVVTVADSVVGMDPIVALIGQLMFTLLACQTQLLLAYRRYSAQRRRAAARILFQDSVSTVAWTRSRIRRRQRFQHWFLLAQMEEPRQHWVYPRSTDWWENIVLVHWDDRRWMRRFRMSKRTFIDLVEALRPRLQRQNTSLRSAISVERRVAVAIWWLASGTSYQVASDLFGIGKSTVASAVVEFCLAVEVELLSKTVSFGRAIGQIMDGFRRMGFPHCVGAIDGTHIPICAPGGRPDQYGNRKNYSSILLQGTVDHRGRFVDAEVGWSGKNHDAFVFAHSAFCVAMDSGSLIPGNPFMVVDGVRIPPVVIADGAYPMRRWLMKPYGRTATTQAQKMFDTRLSRARNVVECCFGRLKARWRCLSHRLQVREHNVIAVVTACVVLHNLCESRGHPITGRGAAPETILVSHGEGQELTTHHRHLAEGKVVRDALAKYMGLDSTS; via the exons ATGGTTGGTGTGCTTGGTGTCGTTGTGGTTACTGTTGCCGATTCGGTTGTGGGTATGGATCCTATAGTCGCCCTCATCGGACAGCTGATGTTTACGTTGCTGGCTTGCCAGACGCAGCTGCTTCTTGCTTACCGGCGCTATTCAGCCCAACGccgcagagctgcagccaggatTCTGTTCCAGGATTCAGTCTCCACCGTCGCCTGGACGCGCTCCAGAATACGGCGCCGGCAGCGCTTCCAACATTGGTTCCTGCTTGCGCAGATGGAGGAGCCACGGCAGCACTGGGTATACCCGAGAAGCACCGACTGGTGGGAGAATATCGTGTTGGTGCACTGGGATGACCGTCGGTGGATGCGCCGCTTCCGGATGTCCAAGAGGACCTTCATCGACTTGGTGGAAGCCCTGCGTCCAAGGCTGCAGCGTCAAAACACCTCCCTTCGCTCTGCAATATCGGTGGAGAGACGAGTCGCGGTTGCAATTTGGTGGCTGGCCAGCGGAACAAGCTACCAGGTGGCGAGCGATCTGTTCGGGATTGGGAAGTCAACGGTAGCCTCCGCGGTGGTCGAGTTCTGCCTCGCGGTCGAGGTGGAACTTCTATCGAAGACTGTCTCCTTCGGAAGAGCGATTGGACAg atAATGGACGGTTTCCGTAGAATGGGTTTCCCGCACTGTGTGGGAGCTATTGATGGAACGCATATCCCAATCTGCGCTCCTGGAGGCCGCCCAGATCAGTACGGCAACCGCAAGAACTATTCCTCGATTCTGCTCCAAGGCACAGTTGATCACCGGGGAAGATTTGTGGACGccgaggtggggtggagtgggaagaacCACGATGCCTTCGTGTTCGCCCACTCCGCCTTCTGTGTTGCCATGGATAGTGGCTCACTAATTCCGGGAAACCCTTTCATGGTGGTGGACGGTGTAAGAATACCCCCGGTGGTCATTGCCGATGGAGCCTACCCCATGCGTAGGTGGCTTATGAAGCCCTACGGGAGAACGGCAACCACACAAGCTCAGAAAATGTTTGACACCCGCCTATCGCGagccaggaacgtggtggaatgttgTTTCGGAAGACTGAAGGCCAGGTGGAGGTGTCTGTCACACCGCCTCCAAGTTAGGGAGCACAACGTCATCGCTGTGGTGACAGCATGTGTTGTTTTGCACAACCTCTGTGAAAGCCGGGGACATCCCATCACTGGCCGCGGAGCAGCCCCAGAGACAATACTTGTTTCTCATGGAGAGGGACAAGAGTTGACCACCCATCACAGGCATCTTGCCGAAGGAAAGGTGGTTAGGGATGCCCTGGCCAAGTATATGGGCCTAGATTCGACAAGTTGA
- the RD3 gene encoding protein RD3: MSLASWFRWNEPPRRMSQRSPTEMVIETLMMELGWQIKEAEKQQRERENEYRKIKTGVDYSWLISYQKHSYDITPGERLQLEDLCSKIHPSYCGPVVIRFRQLIAEYEPEAPEVSRLFRSALHDALEKMKEEEEAKKLARQWNTKHKTSLSLTTFKSRSRISPFSSDIKTISEDVERGTDPTRRVWSMPEFRSTRDY, encoded by the exons ATGTCACTGGCTTCTTGGTTCAGGTGGAATGAGCCCCCGAGACGAATGTCCCAAAGGAGCCCCACAGAAATGGTGATAGAAACCCTTATGATGGAGCTGGGCTGGCAAATCAAGGAAGCTGAGAAACAGCAgcgggagagagagaatgagtacCGCAAGATAAAGACAGGTGTGGACTATAGCTGGCTGATTAGCTACCAAAAGCACAGCTATGATATCACTCCAGGGGAGCGTCTTCAACTGGAGGACTTGTGTTCTAAAATACACCCCTCTTACTGTGGACCTGTCGTAATCAG ATTCCGGCAACTCATTGCTGAATATGAACCAGAAGCACCAGAAGTATCTCGGCTCTTTCGTTCTGCTCTACATGATGCTCTTGAGAAGatgaaagaggaagaagaggcaaAGAAGCTTGCTAGGCAGTGGAACACAAAGCACAAAACCAGCCTCTCCCTCACAACATTCAAATCCCGTTCCAGGATTTCACCATTCAGCAGTGACATCAAGACCATTTCAGAAGATGTTGAGAGAGGCACTGATCCAACCAGGAGAGTATGGAGCATGCCAGAGTTCAGAAGTACCAGGGATTATTga